The Stomoxys calcitrans chromosome 3, idStoCalc2.1, whole genome shotgun sequence genome includes a region encoding these proteins:
- the LOC106094708 gene encoding uncharacterized protein LOC106094708 isoform X4 — translation MNSATKVGEIFTAAGQAFSRLGDLTMQLHPNAESPAGTQIRQALKKKAFEDAGIPAKQVPVQQVQTTVAVQQQQQHQATHQILKHHIVQQQQQITQQQTVIGTGIINAQQTQAQQSQQQHHHQQQPQQQQPPQQQHHQTTQPQTVHIQNIQHIVPLQQLLQQQHSSTTSTPTQIIQTAPKQIIIQASPHSGATSSAMGGATNIVSLSNATTTANLVAANSPQLTQPQIVHLQPQQLQQLQQAQAHHTTTTTTTVTLHQFQQMQAQKALLAAQQQQQQQQQQASAVAASTVASTVTQATPTAPPAAAAATVTTVNNAHLTPPAPTTVTVTENIVLQQPNTTAHVVSGPINVAANTTTLATVNNTTNAISTAATNSLVTNTNANTNTMVVTQSSTIVSPGGSSVVPTTLAAQPVATSVALKSGPDVTMTLNRINTTEHEVDVEECLPADVVKLDFAGEEVAG, via the exons ATGAATTCAGCCACAAAA GTGGGTGAAATATTCACTGCTGCTGGTCAGGCCTTTAGTCGTTTAGGCGATTTAACTATGCAATTACATCCAAATGCAGAATCGCCAGCAGG AACGCAAATTAGGCAAGCTTTGAAGAAGAAGGCTTTTGAAGATGCCGGCATACCTGCGAAACAAGTACCAGTGCAACAAGTACAAACGACAGTGGCAgtacagcaacagcaacagcatcagGCGACTCATCAGATACTGAAGCATCATATtgtgcagcaacaacagcaaataaCACAGCAGCAAACAGTTATCGGTACGGGTATAATAAATGCCCAGCAGACACAGGCGCAGCAGTCACAGCAacagcatcatcatcaacaacagccacaacaacagcagccGCCGCAGCAGCAACATCATCAGACGACGCAGCCACAAACGGTGCATATACAAAATATTCAACATATTGTACCTTTGCAACAGCTACTGCAACAACAGCACTCCTCCACGACCTCCACTCCCACACAAATTATACAAACAGCTCCGAAGCAAATCATAATACAGGCATCGCCGCATAGTGGAGCGACCTCATCGGCAATGGGAGGCGCAACTAATATTGTGTCGCTTAGCAATGCAACAACAACGGCTAATCTAGTGGCAGCGAATTCACCTCAGCTGACACAGCCTCAAATAGTCCATTTGCAACCTCAGCAACTGCAGCAATTACAACAAGCCCAGGCACATCATACGACGACCACGACGACAACTGTAACGTTGCATCAATTTCAGCAAATGCAAGCCCAAAAAGCCTTATTAGCtgcccaacagcagcagcagcagcaacagcagcaagcATCAGCAGTTGCTGCTTCCACGGTAGCCTCAACGGTTACACAAGCAACTCCCACAGCGCCACCAGCAGCAGCTGCAGCAACGGTAACCACAGTAAACAATGCACATCTAACACCACCTGCCCCTACCACAGTAACAGTAACTGAAAATATTGTATTGCAACAACCGAACACAACGGCACATGTGGTAAGCGGTCCCATCAATGTGGCCGCAAATACAACCACGCTAGCCACGGTTAACAACACAACAAATGCAATATCAACCGCTGCAACCAATAGTTTGGTAACAAACACCAACGCCAATACAAACacaatggtggtcacccaatcGTCCACAATAGTATCACCGGGAGGTTCTAGTGTAGTCCCAACCACCTTAGCGGCACAGCCTGTAGCAACGTCGGTGGCTCTGAAGTCCGGTCCAGATGTTACAATGACCTTGAACCGCATCAACACGACAGAGCATGAAGTTGATGTCGAGGAATGCCTGCCAGCCGATGTTGTCAAATTGGATTTTGCTGGCGAAGAGGTGGCCGGGTGA
- the LOC106094708 gene encoding uncharacterized protein LOC106094708 isoform X3 yields MTLLLLLYRNCFTSLFQVGEIFTAAGQAFSRLGDLTMQLHPNAESPAGTQIRQALKKKAFEDAGIPAKQVPVQQVQTTVAVQQQQQHQATHQILKHHIVQQQQQITQQQTVIGTGIINAQQTQAQQSQQQHHHQQQPQQQQPPQQQHHQTTQPQTVHIQNIQHIVPLQQLLQQQHSSTTSTPTQIIQTAPKQIIIQASPHSGATSSAMGGATNIVSLSNATTTANLVAANSPQLTQPQIVHLQPQQLQQLQQAQAHHTTTTTTTVTLHQFQQMQAQKALLAAQQQQQQQQQQASAVAASTVASTVTQATPTAPPAAAAATVTTVNNAHLTPPAPTTVTVTENIVLQQPNTTAHVVSGPINVAANTTTLATVNNTTNAISTAATNSLVTNTNANTNTMVVTQSSTIVSPGGSSVVPTTLAAQPVATSVALKSGPDVTMTLNRINTTEHEVDVEECLPADVVKLDFAGEEVAG; encoded by the exons ATGACTTTGCTATTGTTATTGTACCGAAATTGTTTCACTTCTCTTTTTCAGGTGGGTGAAATATTCACTGCTGCTGGTCAGGCCTTTAGTCGTTTAGGCGATTTAACTATGCAATTACATCCAAATGCAGAATCGCCAGCAGG AACGCAAATTAGGCAAGCTTTGAAGAAGAAGGCTTTTGAAGATGCCGGCATACCTGCGAAACAAGTACCAGTGCAACAAGTACAAACGACAGTGGCAgtacagcaacagcaacagcatcagGCGACTCATCAGATACTGAAGCATCATATtgtgcagcaacaacagcaaataaCACAGCAGCAAACAGTTATCGGTACGGGTATAATAAATGCCCAGCAGACACAGGCGCAGCAGTCACAGCAacagcatcatcatcaacaacagccacaacaacagcagccGCCGCAGCAGCAACATCATCAGACGACGCAGCCACAAACGGTGCATATACAAAATATTCAACATATTGTACCTTTGCAACAGCTACTGCAACAACAGCACTCCTCCACGACCTCCACTCCCACACAAATTATACAAACAGCTCCGAAGCAAATCATAATACAGGCATCGCCGCATAGTGGAGCGACCTCATCGGCAATGGGAGGCGCAACTAATATTGTGTCGCTTAGCAATGCAACAACAACGGCTAATCTAGTGGCAGCGAATTCACCTCAGCTGACACAGCCTCAAATAGTCCATTTGCAACCTCAGCAACTGCAGCAATTACAACAAGCCCAGGCACATCATACGACGACCACGACGACAACTGTAACGTTGCATCAATTTCAGCAAATGCAAGCCCAAAAAGCCTTATTAGCtgcccaacagcagcagcagcagcaacagcagcaagcATCAGCAGTTGCTGCTTCCACGGTAGCCTCAACGGTTACACAAGCAACTCCCACAGCGCCACCAGCAGCAGCTGCAGCAACGGTAACCACAGTAAACAATGCACATCTAACACCACCTGCCCCTACCACAGTAACAGTAACTGAAAATATTGTATTGCAACAACCGAACACAACGGCACATGTGGTAAGCGGTCCCATCAATGTGGCCGCAAATACAACCACGCTAGCCACGGTTAACAACACAACAAATGCAATATCAACCGCTGCAACCAATAGTTTGGTAACAAACACCAACGCCAATACAAACacaatggtggtcacccaatcGTCCACAATAGTATCACCGGGAGGTTCTAGTGTAGTCCCAACCACCTTAGCGGCACAGCCTGTAGCAACGTCGGTGGCTCTGAAGTCCGGTCCAGATGTTACAATGACCTTGAACCGCATCAACACGACAGAGCATGAAGTTGATGTCGAGGAATGCCTGCCAGCCGATGTTGTCAAATTGGATTTTGCTGGCGAAGAGGTGGCCGGGTGA
- the LOC106094708 gene encoding basic-leucine zipper transcription factor A isoform X1, which translates to MTLLLLLYRNCFTSLFQVGEIFTAAGQAFSRLGDLTMQLHPNAESPAGKWTDEEIDMLHASIIRFSDDLNKISLSIKNRTVTQIRQALKKKAFEDAGIPAKQVPVQQVQTTVAVQQQQQHQATHQILKHHIVQQQQQITQQQTVIGTGIINAQQTQAQQSQQQHHHQQQPQQQQPPQQQHHQTTQPQTVHIQNIQHIVPLQQLLQQQHSSTTSTPTQIIQTAPKQIIIQASPHSGATSSAMGGATNIVSLSNATTTANLVAANSPQLTQPQIVHLQPQQLQQLQQAQAHHTTTTTTTVTLHQFQQMQAQKALLAAQQQQQQQQQQASAVAASTVASTVTQATPTAPPAAAAATVTTVNNAHLTPPAPTTVTVTENIVLQQPNTTAHVVSGPINVAANTTTLATVNNTTNAISTAATNSLVTNTNANTNTMVVTQSSTIVSPGGSSVVPTTLAAQPVATSVALKSGPDVTMTLNRINTTEHEVDVEECLPADVVKLDFAGEEVAG; encoded by the exons ATGACTTTGCTATTGTTATTGTACCGAAATTGTTTCACTTCTCTTTTTCAGGTGGGTGAAATATTCACTGCTGCTGGTCAGGCCTTTAGTCGTTTAGGCGATTTAACTATGCAATTACATCCAAATGCAGAATCGCCAGCAGG AAAATGGACAGATGAAGAAATTGATATGTTACATGCATCAATAATCCGTTTCTCAGatgatttaaataaaatcagtTTAAGCATAAAGAATAGAACAGT AACGCAAATTAGGCAAGCTTTGAAGAAGAAGGCTTTTGAAGATGCCGGCATACCTGCGAAACAAGTACCAGTGCAACAAGTACAAACGACAGTGGCAgtacagcaacagcaacagcatcagGCGACTCATCAGATACTGAAGCATCATATtgtgcagcaacaacagcaaataaCACAGCAGCAAACAGTTATCGGTACGGGTATAATAAATGCCCAGCAGACACAGGCGCAGCAGTCACAGCAacagcatcatcatcaacaacagccacaacaacagcagccGCCGCAGCAGCAACATCATCAGACGACGCAGCCACAAACGGTGCATATACAAAATATTCAACATATTGTACCTTTGCAACAGCTACTGCAACAACAGCACTCCTCCACGACCTCCACTCCCACACAAATTATACAAACAGCTCCGAAGCAAATCATAATACAGGCATCGCCGCATAGTGGAGCGACCTCATCGGCAATGGGAGGCGCAACTAATATTGTGTCGCTTAGCAATGCAACAACAACGGCTAATCTAGTGGCAGCGAATTCACCTCAGCTGACACAGCCTCAAATAGTCCATTTGCAACCTCAGCAACTGCAGCAATTACAACAAGCCCAGGCACATCATACGACGACCACGACGACAACTGTAACGTTGCATCAATTTCAGCAAATGCAAGCCCAAAAAGCCTTATTAGCtgcccaacagcagcagcagcagcaacagcagcaagcATCAGCAGTTGCTGCTTCCACGGTAGCCTCAACGGTTACACAAGCAACTCCCACAGCGCCACCAGCAGCAGCTGCAGCAACGGTAACCACAGTAAACAATGCACATCTAACACCACCTGCCCCTACCACAGTAACAGTAACTGAAAATATTGTATTGCAACAACCGAACACAACGGCACATGTGGTAAGCGGTCCCATCAATGTGGCCGCAAATACAACCACGCTAGCCACGGTTAACAACACAACAAATGCAATATCAACCGCTGCAACCAATAGTTTGGTAACAAACACCAACGCCAATACAAACacaatggtggtcacccaatcGTCCACAATAGTATCACCGGGAGGTTCTAGTGTAGTCCCAACCACCTTAGCGGCACAGCCTGTAGCAACGTCGGTGGCTCTGAAGTCCGGTCCAGATGTTACAATGACCTTGAACCGCATCAACACGACAGAGCATGAAGTTGATGTCGAGGAATGCCTGCCAGCCGATGTTGTCAAATTGGATTTTGCTGGCGAAGAGGTGGCCGGGTGA
- the LOC106094708 gene encoding basic-leucine zipper transcription factor A isoform X2: MNSATKVGEIFTAAGQAFSRLGDLTMQLHPNAESPAGKWTDEEIDMLHASIIRFSDDLNKISLSIKNRTVTQIRQALKKKAFEDAGIPAKQVPVQQVQTTVAVQQQQQHQATHQILKHHIVQQQQQITQQQTVIGTGIINAQQTQAQQSQQQHHHQQQPQQQQPPQQQHHQTTQPQTVHIQNIQHIVPLQQLLQQQHSSTTSTPTQIIQTAPKQIIIQASPHSGATSSAMGGATNIVSLSNATTTANLVAANSPQLTQPQIVHLQPQQLQQLQQAQAHHTTTTTTTVTLHQFQQMQAQKALLAAQQQQQQQQQQASAVAASTVASTVTQATPTAPPAAAAATVTTVNNAHLTPPAPTTVTVTENIVLQQPNTTAHVVSGPINVAANTTTLATVNNTTNAISTAATNSLVTNTNANTNTMVVTQSSTIVSPGGSSVVPTTLAAQPVATSVALKSGPDVTMTLNRINTTEHEVDVEECLPADVVKLDFAGEEVAG, translated from the exons ATGAATTCAGCCACAAAA GTGGGTGAAATATTCACTGCTGCTGGTCAGGCCTTTAGTCGTTTAGGCGATTTAACTATGCAATTACATCCAAATGCAGAATCGCCAGCAGG AAAATGGACAGATGAAGAAATTGATATGTTACATGCATCAATAATCCGTTTCTCAGatgatttaaataaaatcagtTTAAGCATAAAGAATAGAACAGT AACGCAAATTAGGCAAGCTTTGAAGAAGAAGGCTTTTGAAGATGCCGGCATACCTGCGAAACAAGTACCAGTGCAACAAGTACAAACGACAGTGGCAgtacagcaacagcaacagcatcagGCGACTCATCAGATACTGAAGCATCATATtgtgcagcaacaacagcaaataaCACAGCAGCAAACAGTTATCGGTACGGGTATAATAAATGCCCAGCAGACACAGGCGCAGCAGTCACAGCAacagcatcatcatcaacaacagccacaacaacagcagccGCCGCAGCAGCAACATCATCAGACGACGCAGCCACAAACGGTGCATATACAAAATATTCAACATATTGTACCTTTGCAACAGCTACTGCAACAACAGCACTCCTCCACGACCTCCACTCCCACACAAATTATACAAACAGCTCCGAAGCAAATCATAATACAGGCATCGCCGCATAGTGGAGCGACCTCATCGGCAATGGGAGGCGCAACTAATATTGTGTCGCTTAGCAATGCAACAACAACGGCTAATCTAGTGGCAGCGAATTCACCTCAGCTGACACAGCCTCAAATAGTCCATTTGCAACCTCAGCAACTGCAGCAATTACAACAAGCCCAGGCACATCATACGACGACCACGACGACAACTGTAACGTTGCATCAATTTCAGCAAATGCAAGCCCAAAAAGCCTTATTAGCtgcccaacagcagcagcagcagcaacagcagcaagcATCAGCAGTTGCTGCTTCCACGGTAGCCTCAACGGTTACACAAGCAACTCCCACAGCGCCACCAGCAGCAGCTGCAGCAACGGTAACCACAGTAAACAATGCACATCTAACACCACCTGCCCCTACCACAGTAACAGTAACTGAAAATATTGTATTGCAACAACCGAACACAACGGCACATGTGGTAAGCGGTCCCATCAATGTGGCCGCAAATACAACCACGCTAGCCACGGTTAACAACACAACAAATGCAATATCAACCGCTGCAACCAATAGTTTGGTAACAAACACCAACGCCAATACAAACacaatggtggtcacccaatcGTCCACAATAGTATCACCGGGAGGTTCTAGTGTAGTCCCAACCACCTTAGCGGCACAGCCTGTAGCAACGTCGGTGGCTCTGAAGTCCGGTCCAGATGTTACAATGACCTTGAACCGCATCAACACGACAGAGCATGAAGTTGATGTCGAGGAATGCCTGCCAGCCGATGTTGTCAAATTGGATTTTGCTGGCGAAGAGGTGGCCGGGTGA
- the LOC106094708 gene encoding basic-leucine zipper transcription factor A isoform X5 encodes MQLHPNAESPAGKWTDEEIDMLHASIIRFSDDLNKISLSIKNRTVTQIRQALKKKAFEDAGIPAKQVPVQQVQTTVAVQQQQQHQATHQILKHHIVQQQQQITQQQTVIGTGIINAQQTQAQQSQQQHHHQQQPQQQQPPQQQHHQTTQPQTVHIQNIQHIVPLQQLLQQQHSSTTSTPTQIIQTAPKQIIIQASPHSGATSSAMGGATNIVSLSNATTTANLVAANSPQLTQPQIVHLQPQQLQQLQQAQAHHTTTTTTTVTLHQFQQMQAQKALLAAQQQQQQQQQQASAVAASTVASTVTQATPTAPPAAAAATVTTVNNAHLTPPAPTTVTVTENIVLQQPNTTAHVVSGPINVAANTTTLATVNNTTNAISTAATNSLVTNTNANTNTMVVTQSSTIVSPGGSSVVPTTLAAQPVATSVALKSGPDVTMTLNRINTTEHEVDVEECLPADVVKLDFAGEEVAG; translated from the exons ATGCAATTACATCCAAATGCAGAATCGCCAGCAGG AAAATGGACAGATGAAGAAATTGATATGTTACATGCATCAATAATCCGTTTCTCAGatgatttaaataaaatcagtTTAAGCATAAAGAATAGAACAGT AACGCAAATTAGGCAAGCTTTGAAGAAGAAGGCTTTTGAAGATGCCGGCATACCTGCGAAACAAGTACCAGTGCAACAAGTACAAACGACAGTGGCAgtacagcaacagcaacagcatcagGCGACTCATCAGATACTGAAGCATCATATtgtgcagcaacaacagcaaataaCACAGCAGCAAACAGTTATCGGTACGGGTATAATAAATGCCCAGCAGACACAGGCGCAGCAGTCACAGCAacagcatcatcatcaacaacagccacaacaacagcagccGCCGCAGCAGCAACATCATCAGACGACGCAGCCACAAACGGTGCATATACAAAATATTCAACATATTGTACCTTTGCAACAGCTACTGCAACAACAGCACTCCTCCACGACCTCCACTCCCACACAAATTATACAAACAGCTCCGAAGCAAATCATAATACAGGCATCGCCGCATAGTGGAGCGACCTCATCGGCAATGGGAGGCGCAACTAATATTGTGTCGCTTAGCAATGCAACAACAACGGCTAATCTAGTGGCAGCGAATTCACCTCAGCTGACACAGCCTCAAATAGTCCATTTGCAACCTCAGCAACTGCAGCAATTACAACAAGCCCAGGCACATCATACGACGACCACGACGACAACTGTAACGTTGCATCAATTTCAGCAAATGCAAGCCCAAAAAGCCTTATTAGCtgcccaacagcagcagcagcagcaacagcagcaagcATCAGCAGTTGCTGCTTCCACGGTAGCCTCAACGGTTACACAAGCAACTCCCACAGCGCCACCAGCAGCAGCTGCAGCAACGGTAACCACAGTAAACAATGCACATCTAACACCACCTGCCCCTACCACAGTAACAGTAACTGAAAATATTGTATTGCAACAACCGAACACAACGGCACATGTGGTAAGCGGTCCCATCAATGTGGCCGCAAATACAACCACGCTAGCCACGGTTAACAACACAACAAATGCAATATCAACCGCTGCAACCAATAGTTTGGTAACAAACACCAACGCCAATACAAACacaatggtggtcacccaatcGTCCACAATAGTATCACCGGGAGGTTCTAGTGTAGTCCCAACCACCTTAGCGGCACAGCCTGTAGCAACGTCGGTGGCTCTGAAGTCCGGTCCAGATGTTACAATGACCTTGAACCGCATCAACACGACAGAGCATGAAGTTGATGTCGAGGAATGCCTGCCAGCCGATGTTGTCAAATTGGATTTTGCTGGCGAAGAGGTGGCCGGGTGA